In Carassius gibelio isolate Cgi1373 ecotype wild population from Czech Republic chromosome B2, carGib1.2-hapl.c, whole genome shotgun sequence, a single genomic region encodes these proteins:
- the LOC127951124 gene encoding lymphocyte antigen 6G isoform X2 — protein MKVLLLTLVLVLILTNGSALKCYNCVPGSPGGSCATTQETCGYKKDTCVSARFTIAPYSYFRRCISMAACIILQSSPSIKVSCCQRNLCNTLVIKTPKSQCISNHK, from the exons ATGAAGGTTCTGCTGCTGACTCTTGTTCTTGTCCTGATCTTGACGAATG GATCTGCCCTGAAATGTTATAACTGTGTCCCCGGCTCCCCTGGAGGAAGTTGTGCGACCACTCAGGAGACGTGTGGCTATAAAAAAGACACCTGTGTGTCTGCCAGATTCACTATCGCTCCCT ATTCTTACTTCCGGAGGTGCATTAGCATGGCAGCCTGCATCATTCTTCAGTCCAGTCCCAGTATTAAAGTCAGTTGCTGTCAGAGGAATCTGTGCAACACCCTGGTTATTAAAACCCCAAAATCTCAATGCATATCAAACCATAAGTGA